CTGCTGGGCATCGGCCTGGTGATCTACGGCCTTTACGCCCGGGGCTGGTTCGAGCCTACCCTGACCATCAGGCTCACCGCCCCCAACGCCGAAGGGGTCAGCGTGGGCATGCCCGTCAGCTTCTCCGGTTTCCCCATCGGCGAGGTGAAGAAGATGGACCTGACGGAGGACGCCAAGGTCCTGCTGGAAGTGGCCATTCCCGAGCGGGACGCAAAGTGGCTGCGCCAGACCAGCCAGTTCACCCTGGAAAAGGCCATCATCGGCGGAGCCAAGATCAAGGCCTTCACTGCCAACCTGAAGGATGCCCCCCTTAAGGATGAAACCGAGTTCAGCCTCATCACGGGGGAGGATCCCCTGGACATCGCCGTCATCAAGCAGCGGGTGCAGACCCTGCTGGAAAACGTGGTGGCCATGACCCAGGCCCAGGCCCCCATCAACCGCACACTGGGACATGTGGAGACCATGACGGGGCGCATGGCGGGCGAGTACGGCGTGCTGGGCGGGGTCATGGGCAGCCCGGAAAAGGCCGCCGAAGTGGTGAGGATCATCGAGAAGGCCAACACCCTGATGACCAGCGTGAACGGCATCTCCCTCAAGGTGGACGGCATGCTGGCCAAGGCGGACACCCAGGTGTTCGGGCCCGACGGGGTCATGGACCACACCCGCCAGTCCGTGGTCCAGGTCAACCGCATGCTGGGCGAGGTGCGGGAAAGCCTGAAGAAGGCGGACGCCATCCTGGCCTCGGCCCAGTCCGCCAGCGCCGACGTGGCCGTCATCACCGGCAACGTGAAGGAGGCCACCACGGACATGGCCCAGTTGCGCACCGAGATCGACGACAGCGTGCGCAAGGTCAACCACCTGATCAACGAGATCAACAAGAAGTGGCCCTTTGCCCGGGACGTGGAGATCAAGACGCCATGAAGACAGAAACATGGGGCAAGGGACAAGGGGCATGGGGACTCCTGGTCGTGGTGCTTGCGCTGACGGGTTGCGCCGGCTCGCCTCCCCCGCCGGACTGGAAGATGAATGCAGTGAGCCTGCTGGAGCACTTCCAGGCGCGCTGGCTTGAGGGCGACTCCAAGGCAGCGGACCTGGCCCTGGAAAAAAGCCGCAAGGAGATCGCCAGTACCGGGCGCCTGGACCTGCTGGCCAGGGTGGAACTGGCCGCCTGCGGCACCCGCGCGGCGGCCCTGGATTTCTCACCCTGCCAGGCCTATACGGCCCTGGCCACCGAGGCAGCCGCCCACGACAAGGTTTACGCCCAATTCATCGGTGGAGACTGGAGTGGCCTGGACGCCAGGTTGCTCCCACCCCACTACGCCGGCGTGGCGAGTGCCAAGGATGCCGCCGCAGCCAACAAGGCAGTGGCAAGGATCAAGGATCCCCTTCCCCGCCTCATCGCCGCCGGCTTGCTGCTCAGGCAGGAGCGCGCCGAACCCGCCACCCTGGCCCTGGCCACGGAAACCGCTTCCGAGCGGGGCTGGCGCCGCCCCTTGCTCACGTGGCTGGAAGTCCAGCTCAAGCGTGCCCAGGCCGCTGGCGACCACAGTGCGGTTACCCACCTGAAGCGCCGCATCGACTTGGCCGAAGGCACTACACACCCTTAAAAATCAGCCAGTTATTTAATACAACAGAAAATTAGAATTTACTCATATAATCCGCAGCCATAATTTCCAGGAGGAGAATAATGGACTGGTTATACCAACCCTGGCCTTGGTATGTAGCGGGCCCCATCATCGGCCTGATGGTGCCGCTCATGCTGTTCATCGGGAACCGATCCTTCGGCATTTCCAACAACCTGCGCCATCTTTGCGCCATCACCCAGCCGCAAAAGGTGGACGTGGACTTCTTCAGGTACAACTGGAAGGAGCACACCTGGAGCCTGGTGTTCGTCATCGGTACTGCCCTGGGGGGCTACCTGGCTGGCGTGGTGTTCGCGGACCCCAACCCGGTGCAACTCACCCAGGCCGCCCAGGACATGTTGCTGTCCTGGGGATTCCTGCTGCCCAGCGGCAGCCTGGTGCCGGACGAACTGTTCCATACCAGCGTACGCAACTTCACCTTCCTTTTCGCCTGTGGCGTGCTGGTGGGATTCGGCACCCGCTACGCCGGGGGCTGCACCTCGGGACATGCGATCACGGGGCTTTCCACCATGCAACTGCCCTCCCTGTTCGCGGTGCTGGGCATCTTCGCCGGCGGCCTCACCGCTTCATGGTTCCTCGTCCCCCACATGCTGATCGGATAAGCCGACCATGACCCGCTACCTGCCTTACCTCCTGGCCGGCGTGATTTTCGGCTTCGTGCTGATCAAATCCGAGGCCGCCTCCTGGTACCGCATCCAGGAGATGTTCCATTTCCTGAATTTCCACATGTTCGGGATCATGTTCTCCGCCATCGTTACCGGCTTCGTCAGCATCCAGGTCATCCGGCGCTTCGGGGAAAAACATTCCCTAGACGGCCAGTCCATCGAAATCCCCGTCAAGGAACCCGGCCGCAAGAGCTACATCCTGGGCGGCCTCATCTTCGGCTTCGGCTGGGGTCTGATCGGCCTGTGCCCCGGGCCTGTGTTCGCCCTGGTGGGTACGGGATCCATCGGCGCCCTGGTGGTCCTGGCCGGTGCCTTGCATGGCACCTGGCTGTATGGCGCCCTCAAGCAGCATTTGCCCCACTGACAAATTTTCCTGGCCAATCAATAGGGTTTTTGACAGTCCGGGCGTCAACGGATTAGTCTTCGTCCCCGTTTGCAATATCACCACGCAATACTTACCACTAGATAGAGGAGTCATACATGCGCAAGACCCTGATTTCCATGGCCCTGTTGGTCGGCTTCGCCTCCGGCGCCCAGGCCGCCCCCCTGATGTCCTCCGACTGGGCCGTGCAGGCATGCAGCTACTGGAATACCAACCCCGCCCTGACCACCGAACTGGCTGAGAAGTGGGCCAAGAACGACGGTGGCCGCGGCTACAAGGTCATCCACATGTACCGCACCGACTGCGGCGAGAACACCAAGGTGGAAATGACCATCTCCACCAAGGGCGGCAAGACCACCTGTACCTATGCCGGCCCCATACAGCATGCCAGCCTGAACTACGACATGGACTACAAGATGCACGCCGAGACCAAGCGCTGGCGTGAAATGGGCGCCGGCGAATACGGCCCCATGCGCGCCATGATGTTCGGTCGTCTGCAGTTCGAAGGCCCCAAGGGTGAAGCCATGCGCGTCATGGGCCCCTTCGAGCAGTTCCTTCTGATCCCCGGCAAGGTGCCTGGCGACGAGGCCTGCCCCGCCAAGTAAGCCGCGATCACCTACTAAAAAGCCCGCGTCACGCGGGCTTTTTTATTGGTCCGCCGGAACGGAACGCACCCGCCAGGCACTTCCGCCCCTCAACACGGCAAAAAGGCGATCGATGTTGGGGTGCTTGCCAGGGTGGAGTAGGGCATCCTCGCCATGCTCCGCGTAGATATCCACCCCCTCCTGGGCGGCCGTGGCATCTATGCAGCCATGCTTACCGCCAAGGTACGCATAGACCCGCACGGAGCCGGCACTGCCAGGCTTGTTCTCGATGACCTCGGCCTGGCCTTCAGGGCCCGTCAATTCCAGGCGGGCCAGATGGTCCACCGCCGGCAGAACCGCCAGCTTGTCGGCAAATTTCATGGCTGCATCAGAGGCGGTAGGCGGCCAGGGTCAGCACCTTGGAGGTAAGGCGCATGGCCTGCTTTACCGGCGTCGGCAATTCGGCGCCGCCATGGGCAATTGCGGTATCTGCGTGCTTGATCTCGTCGACCTTCATCTGTTCCACCACGGCCCGACTCTTGATGTCCTGGGGAGGCAACTTGTCCAGGTGGCTGTCCAGGTGGCCTTCCACCTGGCGCTCCGTCTCTGCCAGAAAACCCAGATTCCACTTGTCTCCCAGGGCGCCGGCCAAGGCCCCCAGGGCGAAGGAACCGGCATACCAGACGGGATTGAGGAAGCTCTTGTGGCTGCCCAGTTCATTGAGGCGCCTCTCGCACCACGCCAGGTGCTCGGTTTCCTCGTCCGCCGCCTCCAGCAGGGCACGCTGGGCCTCGGGATTGCGGGCGGTGAGGGCCTGGCCGGCGTAGAGGGCCTGGGCGCAGACCTCGCCACTGTGGTTGATGCGCATGAGGCCCGCGGCATGCTTCTTCTCTGTCTCGCTCAATTCCGCATCGGGCAGTTCCGCGTCCGGGTAGGGCCGGCGGCTCGATGCGCTGGCGAAGACCGTGCGCAGGGCCTTGTCGAATTGCAGGATGACTTGGTCAGGTGAAGGCAGCTTGGGCAGGGCGAGGGTCATGACCGATCCAATAGATGGGGTTGTCCGATTATAAGGGCTGACACCGTTCCGGGCCGAGAGGGACAAGCTGTGGTGTAATGCGCGCCCTTTCCCCTCCCCCAAGATCACCGTGCCCCTTGCCGATCTTGCCTATGCAATCCTGGTGCTGATGCTTGCCTACTTCGTGAGGGGCATCTCCGGCTTCGGCTCCGGTCTCATCGCCGTGCCCCTGCTGGCCCTGCGGTTTCCACTTCCCCAGGTTGTGCCCTTCATGCTGCTGGCGGACTTCTCCGCCTCGGCCATGATCGGCGGCATCCATTTTCAGCACGTGGCCAGGGGCGAGATCAAGCGACTCCTGCCCGGCTCCCTGGCGGGCGTGGCCCTGGGCACCACCCTGCTGGTCTCCTTGCCCGCAAACGCCCTGCTGTTCACCCTGGCGGCCTTCATCCTGGTGTTCGCTCTGCGCTTCCTGCTGCTGCGACCCGGGCCCTTCGCGCCAGCCTCACCCCTGTGGGCCTACCCCGCCGCCCTCACCGGCGGCGCCGTGGGTGGCATGTTCGGCACCGGCGGGCCACCCTATGTGATCTACCTGTCCCACCGCATCCAGGACAAGGGCATCCTGCGGGCCACCCTGTCGGGCCTGTTTTTCATGGAAGGTCTCATCCGCATCGCCACTTTCCTTATCGCCGGCCTGCTGGTGGACTGGCAGATTTGGCTGCACACGCTGCTTGCCCTGCCCATCGTCGTGGCCGCCCTCTACCTGGGCAGCCATATCCATACCCGCCTCAGCAACAGCCAGATGCAGCGCATGGTGGGCTGGCTTCTGTTGGGCAGCGCCGTCTCGGTACTGGTCAAAGCGATCCAATAGAGAGCCTATTTCTGGAATTGACTCATGTGCCCATCGCTGGCCGCCCGCCAGCAGGCATCCGGGTGCTGGCCCACCAGTTCCACGGCCTCGGCGTCAGCTTGCCCTCCCGGGCCTTGTCCCGCAGCAGGTCGAGAATCCGCAGAGGCGGGACGGAGGCACGATAGGGTCGGTTCTGGGCCATGGCCTGGAACACGTCCGCCACGGCGATGATCCGTGCCGGCTTGGGCAGGCCCTGGCCGGTTAGGGTATAGGGATACCCCCCATCCATCCAGGGGCTCGTGGTGATAGGCAGCCCAGGCGGCCACGTCCTCCAGCCCGGGTATGCGGCGCAGGATCTGGTAGGTCTCGAAACTGTGCCGGAGCATTACCGACAGTTCGTTCTCGTCCAGCGGTCCAGGCTTGTCCAGGATGTCGTCCGGTATCTGCCACTTGCCAAGGTCGTGCATCAAGCCGGCGATCTCCAGCCTTTCGCAATGTCTGCGTCCAGGCCGCCCAGTTCCCCCAAAAGCCGGGCCAACCTGGCCACCCCCAGGGAGTGGGCTGCGGCGAAGGCACTCTTGGCATCCACGATGTGGGCAAACAGCATGGCCATCTGACGCAGTTCGGCAAAACAGATCCGGCGCCGCTGTCCGGCGTGTGGCATCCCGCCCAGGAAGTTCTGGATGTGGCGGGGCTCCAGTACCAGCCAGAAGGCATCTGCGTGGGAGGCGGCCATGAAGCCTCCACCAGGTCCGGGGAACATGGCACCGCTCTCGGCGGCCAGTGTGCCGCGGATTTAATCCTTGAAACGCAGCAGGTCCGGTCCATAGTGGGGCGCTGCCAGGGCATCCACCCGATCCACCAGGAAGATCAGGTTGGCCTTTTGGGCCACGTCGGGGCCACGTCCATACGGGTGAAATCCTGCCAGTGGGTATGGTGGTAGAGCACGACCGGGGCCATTCTGGCCAGACGAGGCATGCCTTCCAGCAGGCCATAGCCCCGTTCGCAATGGCCCTGGGACCCCGCCCAGTCCATCTCTGCCACCAGATGCTGGTGCACCGCTGTGGAGGACAGGCCACAGGCATGCAGCAGGCCGGTGTCGAACAATTCCTCACGACCATCGTCTTTCATGCCGAGACAGCGGGCCACCTCCACTGCCATGAGCCCCACCCGCTTGCCATGGTAGAAGTCGTTCATGCCCACCAGGACCAGGGTGTCCGACAGGGCGTAGACCACCTGCCGCAGGTCCACTTCCACATCCATGGGAGTCCCCCTTCCTTCGATACCTCTTCATCGGCGTGGCACGGGGGTATTTGAGTTCGGCCGAGGAAAAGACAAGGCCGCCCGTAGGCGGCCTTGCTAGCGGCGCGCAGGGTCTGTTCAGGCCTTGTCGGCCTTCTTGGTGAACTCCAGCTTCTCCTTGATACGGGCAGACTTGCCGGAACGCTGGCGCAGGTAGTACAGCTTGGCGCGGCGCACGTCACCCCTGCGCTTCACCTCGACGGCGGCCACCAGGGGGGAATAGGTCTGGAAGGTACGTTCCACGCCCTCGCCGGCGGAAATCTTGCGCACGGTGAAAGCGGAGTTCAGGCCCCGGTTGCGCTTGGCGATCACCACGCCCTCGTAGGCCTGGAGACGCTCGCGGTTGCCTTCCTTCACCTTCACCTGGACCACCACGGTGTCGCCAGGGGCGAACGGGGGGATGGTCTTGCCGGCCGTCAGGCGGGCCATTTCTTCTTTTTCCAGCTGCTCGATCACGTTCATTTCGTTTTCCTTAACGATATGGGCACCAGAGGTATCCAGGGATACATGAAGCCGTTTCTGACATCCCGCTCACGCGGGTTCCTGCTTCACGACGCGCCCTTGGGCACGCCGTCCAATCCTGCATCCAGTTCCCGGAGCAGTTCCCGTTCCTGTTTGGAACAGGCCCGCCCTTCCATCAGGTCAGGCCGCCGCCTCCGCGTCCTGGCCAAGGCCTGCTTCAAGCGCCAACGGGCGATGGCGGCGTGGTCGCCGCCCCGCAACACCGCCGGCACCTCCAGCCCCAGGTAGACCTCGGGCCGGGTGTAGTGGGGGCAATCCAGCAGCCCGTCGGCAAAGGAGTCCTCCCTGGCCGAGTCCGCATGCCCGAGGGCACCCGGAATCTGGCGGATCACCGCGTCCAGCAACACCATGGCGGGCAGTTCCCCGCCGGACAGCACGTAGTCGCCAATGGACACTTCCTCCAGGCCATGGCGGGCGAACACGCGCTCGTCGATGCCTTCGTAGCGACCCGCCAGCAATGCCAGGGCCGGCTCCGCCGCCAGTTCCTCCACCAGGGCCTGGTCCAGCCTGCGCCCCTGGGGCGACAGGTAGATCAGCCGAGGCTTCGCGGCACCCTCTCTTCGCAACGCGGCCTTCACCGCCGTCAGGGCCAGGTCCAGGGGCTCCGCCAGCATCACCATGCCGGGTCCGCCGCCAAAGGGCCGGTCATCCACCGTCCGGTAGTTGTCCTGGGTGAAGTCCCGGGGGTCCCAGAACCTCAACCTGCACAACTCGTTGCGTACCGCCCGCCCGCTCACCCCCGATTGGGTCAGGGCCGCGAACATCTCCGGGAAAAGGGTGATGACGTGGTAGCTCGGCACCATGGCGCCCCGCACACTCAATCCTTATCCCAGTCGGCACCCCACTCCACCAGAATGCGCCGGCTTTCCCTG
This genomic interval from Thiobacillus sp. contains the following:
- a CDS encoding MCE family protein encodes the protein MERAPIRAPLIKNLEFKVGLLVSLTALLGIGLVIYGLYARGWFEPTLTIRLTAPNAEGVSVGMPVSFSGFPIGEVKKMDLTEDAKVLLEVAIPERDAKWLRQTSQFTLEKAIIGGAKIKAFTANLKDAPLKDETEFSLITGEDPLDIAVIKQRVQTLLENVVAMTQAQAPINRTLGHVETMTGRMAGEYGVLGGVMGSPEKAAEVVRIIEKANTLMTSVNGISLKVDGMLAKADTQVFGPDGVMDHTRQSVVQVNRMLGEVRESLKKADAILASAQSASADVAVITGNVKEATTDMAQLRTEIDDSVRKVNHLINEINKKWPFARDVEIKTP
- a CDS encoding YeeE/YedE family protein gives rise to the protein MDWLYQPWPWYVAGPIIGLMVPLMLFIGNRSFGISNNLRHLCAITQPQKVDVDFFRYNWKEHTWSLVFVIGTALGGYLAGVVFADPNPVQLTQAAQDMLLSWGFLLPSGSLVPDELFHTSVRNFTFLFACGVLVGFGTRYAGGCTSGHAITGLSTMQLPSLFAVLGIFAGGLTASWFLVPHMLIG
- a CDS encoding YeeE/YedE family protein — encoded protein: MTRYLPYLLAGVIFGFVLIKSEAASWYRIQEMFHFLNFHMFGIMFSAIVTGFVSIQVIRRFGEKHSLDGQSIEIPVKEPGRKSYILGGLIFGFGWGLIGLCPGPVFALVGTGSIGALVVLAGALHGTWLYGALKQHLPH
- a CDS encoding SCP2 sterol-binding domain-containing protein, whose protein sequence is MRKTLISMALLVGFASGAQAAPLMSSDWAVQACSYWNTNPALTTELAEKWAKNDGGRGYKVIHMYRTDCGENTKVEMTISTKGGKTTCTYAGPIQHASLNYDMDYKMHAETKRWREMGAGEYGPMRAMMFGRLQFEGPKGEAMRVMGPFEQFLLIPGKVPGDEACPAK
- a CDS encoding DUF2322 family protein, which translates into the protein MKFADKLAVLPAVDHLARLELTGPEGQAEVIENKPGSAGSVRVYAYLGGKHGCIDATAAQEGVDIYAEHGEDALLHPGKHPNIDRLFAVLRGGSAWRVRSVPADQ
- the coq7 gene encoding 2-polyprenyl-3-methyl-6-methoxy-1,4-benzoquinone monooxygenase; this encodes MPSPDQVILQFDKALRTVFASASSRRPYPDAELPDAELSETEKKHAAGLMRINHSGEVCAQALYAGQALTARNPEAQRALLEAADEETEHLAWCERRLNELGSHKSFLNPVWYAGSFALGALAGALGDKWNLGFLAETERQVEGHLDSHLDKLPPQDIKSRAVVEQMKVDEIKHADTAIAHGGAELPTPVKQAMRLTSKVLTLAAYRL
- a CDS encoding sulfite exporter TauE/SafE family protein, producing MLAYFVRGISGFGSGLIAVPLLALRFPLPQVVPFMLLADFSASAMIGGIHFQHVARGEIKRLLPGSLAGVALGTTLLVSLPANALLFTLAAFILVFALRFLLLRPGPFAPASPLWAYPAALTGGAVGGMFGTGGPPYVIYLSHRIQDKGILRATLSGLFFMEGLIRIATFLIAGLLVDWQIWLHTLLALPIVVAALYLGSHIHTRLSNSQMQRMVGWLLLGSAVSVLVKAIQ
- the rplS gene encoding 50S ribosomal protein L19, producing the protein MNVIEQLEKEEMARLTAGKTIPPFAPGDTVVVQVKVKEGNRERLQAYEGVVIAKRNRGLNSAFTVRKISAGEGVERTFQTYSPLVAAVEVKRRGDVRRAKLYYLRQRSGKSARIKEKLEFTKKADKA
- the trmD gene encoding tRNA (guanosine(37)-N1)-methyltransferase TrmD, giving the protein MVPSYHVITLFPEMFAALTQSGVSGRAVRNELCRLRFWDPRDFTQDNYRTVDDRPFGGGPGMVMLAEPLDLALTAVKAALRREGAAKPRLIYLSPQGRRLDQALVEELAAEPALALLAGRYEGIDERVFARHGLEEVSIGDYVLSGGELPAMVLLDAVIRQIPGALGHADSAREDSFADGLLDCPHYTRPEVYLGLEVPAVLRGGDHAAIARWRLKQALARTRRRRPDLMEGRACSKQERELLRELDAGLDGVPKGAS